One segment of Leuconostoc lactis DNA contains the following:
- the glmS gene encoding glutamine--fructose-6-phosphate transaminase (isomerizing) has translation MCGIVGYTGVNQVLPNLLKGLEKLEYRGYDSAGVYVSNGSAGDYLVREQGRVAKLEEATKDQGIAGTAGIAHTRWATHGGVSVENAHPHMSEDGRFYLVHNGVIENYDELREKYLQGVKLHSQTDTEVAVQLIDKFSKENNLSTLDAFRQMISLLDENSAYGFLLMDRETPDVMYAAKKKSPLLIGVSEEANVVTSDAAAMLDVTKDFIELMDGEIAVIDKDAVTLFNAEGDEISREPFHIDIDASETDKGVYPYYMLKEIDEQAVVARSLSQYYFDDNNQIQNIDPAIIDAMKAADRIYIVAAGTSYHAGLVGKRYFEQWTGKPTEVHISSEFAYDQPLLSEKPFFIFLSQSGETADSREVLDNVVKQGYGSLTIANVMNSTLTREADFALPLLAGPEIAVASTKAYTAQIIVEAILAHAVGDSGLDLKHELAKVAVEMQVIIDQKDEFKAIAESALRGRHSAFYIGRGLDAAVAVEAALKLKEISYVQTEGFAAGELKHGTISLIEEGTPVFALLTQAKTAGLVRGEIAQVAARGANTIVFATKSLAKPGDAYVLPEVNELLMPLLVVIPAQLIAYYATLDRGLDVDRPRNLAKSVTVQ, from the coding sequence ATGTGCGGAATTGTTGGATATACTGGTGTGAACCAAGTGTTGCCAAACTTGTTAAAAGGCTTAGAAAAACTTGAATATCGTGGTTATGATTCAGCTGGTGTCTATGTCAGCAACGGATCAGCTGGTGACTATTTAGTTCGCGAACAAGGACGCGTTGCCAAGCTAGAAGAAGCAACGAAAGACCAAGGGATTGCGGGAACTGCTGGTATTGCCCACACACGTTGGGCAACCCATGGTGGTGTTTCTGTTGAAAACGCCCACCCACATATGTCAGAAGATGGCCGTTTCTATTTGGTCCACAATGGCGTGATTGAAAACTATGATGAATTACGTGAAAAGTATTTGCAAGGTGTGAAATTGCATTCACAAACTGATACTGAAGTTGCGGTGCAATTGATTGATAAGTTCTCAAAAGAAAACAACTTATCAACACTCGATGCTTTCCGTCAAATGATTAGCTTGTTGGATGAAAACTCAGCTTATGGTTTCTTGTTGATGGATCGTGAAACACCAGATGTGATGTATGCAGCTAAGAAGAAGTCACCATTGTTGATTGGTGTGTCTGAAGAAGCTAACGTGGTGACATCAGATGCCGCCGCAATGCTTGATGTAACGAAGGACTTCATCGAATTGATGGATGGTGAAATTGCGGTAATCGATAAGGATGCCGTGACATTGTTCAACGCTGAAGGTGACGAAATCTCACGTGAACCTTTCCACATTGACATTGATGCTTCAGAAACAGATAAGGGTGTTTATCCTTACTACATGTTGAAAGAAATTGATGAACAAGCTGTGGTGGCGCGTTCATTGTCACAATATTATTTTGATGACAACAACCAAATTCAAAATATTGATCCAGCCATTATTGACGCCATGAAGGCCGCTGACCGTATTTATATTGTCGCTGCTGGGACGTCTTACCACGCTGGTTTGGTTGGCAAGCGTTACTTTGAACAATGGACTGGTAAGCCAACGGAAGTTCACATTTCATCAGAGTTTGCTTATGACCAACCTTTGTTGAGCGAGAAGCCATTCTTTATTTTCTTGAGTCAATCAGGGGAAACAGCCGACTCTCGTGAAGTGTTGGATAACGTGGTGAAGCAAGGTTATGGCTCATTGACAATTGCTAACGTGATGAATTCAACTTTGACACGTGAAGCTGACTTTGCCTTGCCATTGTTGGCAGGTCCAGAAATTGCCGTGGCCTCAACGAAGGCTTATACAGCTCAAATCATTGTTGAAGCCATTTTGGCCCATGCCGTAGGGGACAGCGGTCTTGACTTGAAGCATGAATTGGCGAAGGTGGCAGTTGAAATGCAAGTCATCATCGATCAAAAAGATGAATTCAAGGCAATTGCTGAATCAGCTTTGCGTGGTCGTCATTCAGCCTTTTACATTGGTCGTGGTTTGGATGCCGCAGTTGCCGTTGAAGCAGCCTTGAAGTTGAAGGAAATTTCATACGTGCAAACAGAAGGTTTTGCTGCTGGTGAATTAAAGCACGGGACAATCTCATTGATTGAAGAAGGCACACCAGTCTTTGCTTTGTTAACACAAGCGAAAACAGCTGGTCTTGTGCGTGGTGAAATTGCCCAAGTCGCAGCTCGTGGGGCAAACACAATTGTCTTTGCGACAAAGTCATTAGCAAAGCCAGGGGATGCCTACGTTTTGCCAGAAGTTAATGAACTTTTGATGCCATTGTTGGTGGTGATCCCAGCACAATTGATTGCTTACTATGCAACGCTTGATCGTGGTTTGGACGTTGACCGCCCACGTAACTTGGCGAAGTCAGTGACAGTGCAATAA
- the ade gene encoding adenine deaminase: MAKTVSWHIINAKILDVFNLTFDETELWIDDQKIVYRGQRSDLQAAHTYDAKGQYIVPGLIDAHVHIESSLLAPSEFGKLVIPRGVTRIFADPHEIASVSGVSGIQYMLEEARQSPLHIHYMLPSSVPATPFEHAGAKLHADALKPFYSVPEVNGLAEVMDFPAVFNEDSDMHQKIHDAQAAGKQVDGHVSGLSRKQLAIYRKYGISTDHESENAKQALERLNAGFAVFVREGTVERDELAILPAITTANQSHFAFATDDKTANDLQREGSIDFNVRLAIQNGMSPAMAFTIGSYNAAKAQGLTDVGALTDGFVADLVIIDQLNDFTAQKVMVNGQWYNEAETTVLPLANQSLNFTLTAADLTLPLDPEKPAHVIGIMPHHITTTHLVENVPTVDGQFVADETYAKIVVAERYHNLDHGIGIIKGLHLKSGAIASTIAHDSHNVIIAGTNDEDMILAANTLRDMGGGEVVVHNGQVTTLPLAIGGLMSEAPYQTVIENDHKLQAAFAELSDIPFDPFLTLSFMALPVIPSLKITDQGLFDFNRFSFITIQD, encoded by the coding sequence GTGGCAAAAACCGTGTCATGGCATATTATTAACGCCAAAATATTAGATGTCTTCAACTTAACTTTTGATGAAACTGAACTCTGGATTGATGATCAAAAGATTGTCTATCGTGGGCAACGTTCCGACTTACAAGCCGCGCATACCTATGATGCCAAAGGCCAATATATCGTCCCTGGTCTCATTGATGCCCACGTCCATATTGAAAGTTCATTGCTCGCCCCCAGTGAATTTGGTAAGCTGGTCATCCCACGTGGGGTGACGCGTATTTTTGCTGATCCGCATGAAATTGCGAGTGTTTCCGGCGTTTCCGGCATTCAATATATGTTAGAAGAAGCGCGTCAGTCACCACTACACATTCATTATATGCTCCCGTCTTCTGTGCCAGCGACGCCATTTGAACACGCCGGCGCAAAGCTACATGCCGATGCGCTTAAACCTTTTTATAGCGTGCCTGAAGTCAACGGTTTGGCCGAAGTCATGGATTTCCCAGCGGTCTTTAATGAAGATAGTGACATGCACCAAAAAATTCATGACGCCCAAGCCGCCGGCAAACAAGTCGATGGCCATGTGTCCGGCCTTTCACGTAAACAGCTGGCGATTTATCGCAAGTACGGGATTAGCACCGATCACGAAAGTGAAAATGCCAAGCAAGCACTGGAACGTTTGAACGCTGGTTTTGCTGTTTTTGTCCGTGAAGGGACCGTTGAACGTGATGAATTAGCGATTTTACCAGCAATCACCACGGCTAACCAATCCCATTTTGCGTTTGCAACCGATGATAAAACTGCCAATGACCTGCAACGTGAAGGCTCAATTGACTTTAATGTTCGCCTAGCGATTCAAAACGGCATGTCGCCTGCCATGGCCTTTACGATTGGCAGTTACAATGCCGCCAAAGCTCAAGGGTTAACTGATGTCGGCGCCCTCACCGATGGGTTTGTCGCGGATTTGGTCATCATCGATCAATTAAACGACTTTACCGCACAAAAAGTCATGGTTAACGGCCAATGGTATAACGAAGCCGAAACCACGGTGTTGCCCCTGGCCAATCAGTCACTGAATTTCACCTTAACGGCGGCGGATTTGACACTACCTTTGGATCCCGAGAAACCAGCTCATGTGATTGGCATTATGCCGCATCACATCACCACAACACATCTGGTTGAAAACGTGCCAACCGTTGATGGTCAGTTTGTCGCTGATGAGACTTACGCTAAAATTGTCGTTGCTGAGCGTTATCACAACCTCGATCACGGGATTGGCATCATTAAAGGGCTTCACTTAAAAAGTGGCGCGATTGCTTCAACGATTGCCCATGATTCACATAACGTGATTATTGCTGGTACTAATGATGAGGATATGATTTTGGCAGCCAACACACTACGTGATATGGGCGGTGGTGAAGTGGTGGTGCACAACGGCCAAGTGACCACCCTGCCCTTGGCAATTGGTGGTTTAATGTCAGAGGCGCCCTATCAAACTGTGATTGAGAACGATCACAAACTGCAAGCGGCCTTTGCTGAACTCAGCGACATTCCATTTGATCCGTTTTTGACCTTGTCTTTTATGGCACTACCAGTTATTCCAAGTCTTAAAATCACTGATCAAGGCTTATTCGACTTTAACCGTTTCTCATTTATTACAATTCAGGATTAA
- a CDS encoding isoprenyl transferase, giving the protein MALFKTKTDPKVVPAQLKIPDHIAIIMDGNGRWAKKRMMPRIAGHKTGMNTVKRIATAASDLGVKVLTLYAFSTENWSRPNDEVNFLMQLPIDFFNDFVPDLIKNNIRVEVMGNIAQLPEGTQRAVQNAITQTAGGTGMVLNFALNYGGQIEIVEAAKQLAQQVSAGDLDPADITPENFSAALQTAALGALAAPDLLIRTSGELRLSNFMPYQAAYAELYFTDVLWPDYTADDLLAAIASFTQRDRRFGGLNETDESES; this is encoded by the coding sequence TTGGCGCTTTTTAAAACAAAAACAGATCCTAAAGTTGTACCAGCACAACTTAAAATTCCTGACCATATTGCCATCATCATGGATGGTAACGGACGATGGGCTAAAAAACGCATGATGCCGCGGATTGCGGGTCATAAAACTGGGATGAATACCGTTAAGCGGATTGCAACGGCAGCCAGTGATCTTGGCGTTAAAGTATTGACACTTTACGCTTTTTCAACGGAAAATTGGTCACGACCCAATGACGAAGTGAACTTTTTAATGCAGTTACCCATTGATTTTTTCAATGATTTTGTCCCTGATTTGATTAAAAACAATATTCGGGTCGAAGTGATGGGGAATATTGCTCAGTTGCCGGAAGGCACACAGCGTGCAGTCCAAAATGCGATTACGCAGACTGCTGGTGGCACCGGCATGGTGTTGAACTTCGCACTGAACTACGGTGGGCAAATTGAAATTGTTGAAGCAGCTAAGCAATTGGCACAACAAGTGTCAGCTGGCGATCTTGATCCGGCTGATATTACCCCTGAGAATTTCTCTGCGGCCTTACAAACGGCTGCTTTAGGGGCGCTTGCCGCACCTGATTTGTTAATTCGAACGTCAGGCGAACTGCGTTTGAGTAATTTTATGCCTTATCAAGCAGCTTATGCCGAACTTTATTTTACGGATGTTTTGTGGCCGGACTATACGGCTGACGATTTGCTGGCGGCTATTGCGTCGTTTACCCAACGTGACCGGCGCTTTGGCGGTTTAAATGAGACGGATGAAAGTGAGTCCTAA
- the rseP gene encoding RIP metalloprotease RseP, with protein MNLTAIIAFIVIFGVLVTVHEFGHFIAAKKVGVLVREFAIGMGPKLLSWRRNHTTYTIRVLPVGGYVRMAGMDETPDLDAGQRVRLIFDAQGIVTTIDTRIEELGEGVPFQIDRFDLTDALTLTGYRADETDMVTVKVDHDATIIDKQGIAVQIAPRDTWVQSAKVYQRALINVAGPVMNFVLALVVFCLLGFLQPSVTLNQPIVGTVQSNMPAQQAGLRPNDQVQTINGQKIHSWEQLATTISQSTNQKLTLSVLRQGKPATLTLTPKQVQVDGVTTRLIGITPKTYTDFGARLKYGILATGSTTQRIWYAITHLFSGGFSLNKLGGPVSIAKTTSTVAKTGFLNILVYMAMLSINLGMMNLIPIPALDGGKLLLNLIEAIWRRPLPENIENAVTVAGAAFMVVLLVAVTINDLLR; from the coding sequence ATGAATTTAACAGCCATCATTGCTTTTATTGTTATTTTTGGGGTCTTGGTGACCGTTCATGAATTTGGCCATTTTATTGCCGCCAAAAAAGTTGGGGTGCTTGTCCGTGAATTTGCAATCGGGATGGGACCTAAATTACTCAGTTGGCGTCGCAACCATACAACGTATACCATTCGTGTTTTACCGGTTGGTGGTTATGTACGGATGGCTGGAATGGATGAAACACCCGACTTAGACGCAGGTCAACGCGTCCGCTTAATTTTTGATGCGCAGGGGATTGTGACCACAATTGACACTCGTATTGAGGAATTGGGCGAGGGGGTACCGTTTCAAATTGATCGTTTTGATTTGACTGACGCGCTCACGTTGACGGGTTACCGTGCGGACGAGACCGATATGGTGACGGTTAAAGTTGATCATGATGCAACCATCATTGATAAACAGGGCATCGCCGTTCAAATTGCGCCGCGTGATACTTGGGTACAAAGTGCTAAAGTTTATCAACGTGCCTTGATCAACGTTGCGGGCCCAGTCATGAATTTTGTCTTAGCTTTGGTTGTTTTTTGTTTACTCGGTTTCTTACAACCTAGTGTGACCCTGAATCAACCAATCGTTGGCACAGTTCAATCTAACATGCCGGCGCAACAGGCTGGTCTACGGCCAAATGATCAAGTGCAAACGATTAATGGCCAAAAGATCCACTCTTGGGAACAGTTAGCAACAACTATTAGCCAGTCAACCAACCAAAAGTTAACCCTATCCGTGTTACGGCAGGGGAAGCCAGCAACACTGACATTGACTCCAAAGCAAGTTCAAGTTGACGGGGTGACTACGCGTTTAATTGGGATTACGCCAAAAACATATACCGACTTTGGTGCACGCCTAAAGTATGGTATATTAGCAACGGGTAGTACCACGCAGCGCATCTGGTATGCCATCACGCACTTGTTTAGTGGTGGCTTTAGCCTGAACAAACTCGGGGGGCCGGTATCAATTGCTAAGACGACCTCAACAGTTGCCAAAACTGGTTTCTTAAATATTTTGGTTTATATGGCGATGCTATCCATTAATTTAGGGATGATGAATTTGATTCCAATTCCGGCCTTAGATGGCGGCAAGTTGCTCTTGAATTTGATTGAAGCCATTTGGCGTCGACCATTACCAGAAAATATCGAAAATGCGGTGACCGTTGCTGGGGCAGCCTTTATGGTGGTCTTGCTGGTCGCGGTAACCATTAATGATTTACTTAGATAA
- a CDS encoding proline--tRNA ligase: MKQSKLLMPTLREVPADAEVKSHQLLLKAGFIRPVAAGMFAYLPLAQRVLNKIEAIIREEMDRIDANEMLVPEILPAELWEKSGRYETYGPALYKFKNRQARDFILGPTHEETFTQLMADDIKSYKKLPLIVYQLQAKFRDENRPRFGLLRTREFIMKDAYSFSADQAGLDQAYHDMEAAYTNIFDRIGLSYRAIVGDAGAMGGSDSKEFSAPAAAGEDIIAYSDASDYAANLEMAKDYYERQVSTVEPLPLEKINTPNEKTIDELSALLSVPASELAKTITFIADGELVAVVTTGDYEVNDVKVQNFLQADTLELADEAQVRDLIGAGFGSLGPVNLPENVRLLVDERAADLVNFAAGANEDGKHYVNINWQRDVALDPENVGDFRTAREGDLAIDGKGHLVFTRGIEIGHIFKLGTRYSKTMGAQILDENGRQIDMIMGSYGIGVSRLLSAIAEQMADDDGLVWPASVAPFDVHIVPVNLKDEDQVRITSQLEAELTAQGLDVLVDDRKERAGVKFADADLIGLPIRITVGKKAAEDVVEVKVRASNTNIEMRVSEVVDSVSVLLNGDK; the protein is encoded by the coding sequence ATGAAACAATCTAAACTATTAATGCCAACTTTACGCGAAGTACCAGCTGATGCGGAAGTTAAAAGTCACCAACTCTTACTCAAAGCAGGCTTTATTCGCCCAGTGGCAGCAGGAATGTTTGCTTATTTGCCATTAGCGCAACGGGTATTGAATAAAATTGAAGCCATTATTCGCGAGGAAATGGATCGGATTGATGCCAATGAAATGTTGGTACCAGAAATTTTGCCAGCAGAATTGTGGGAAAAGTCAGGGCGTTATGAAACTTATGGCCCTGCCTTGTATAAGTTCAAAAACCGTCAAGCGCGTGACTTTATTTTGGGGCCAACCCATGAAGAAACCTTTACGCAATTGATGGCTGATGACATCAAGTCATATAAGAAATTGCCATTAATCGTGTACCAATTGCAAGCAAAGTTCCGTGATGAAAATCGCCCACGGTTTGGTTTGTTGCGGACACGTGAATTCATTATGAAGGATGCGTATTCATTTAGTGCGGATCAAGCTGGTTTGGACCAAGCTTATCACGACATGGAAGCGGCTTACACCAATATTTTTGATCGCATTGGGTTGTCATACCGTGCAATCGTTGGGGATGCTGGGGCCATGGGTGGTTCAGATTCTAAAGAATTCTCAGCGCCTGCGGCAGCTGGTGAAGATATCATTGCCTATTCTGATGCGTCAGACTACGCAGCGAACTTAGAAATGGCAAAAGATTACTACGAACGTCAAGTGTCAACAGTTGAACCTTTGCCATTGGAAAAAATTAACACACCAAATGAAAAGACAATTGACGAATTGTCAGCATTATTGTCAGTGCCAGCATCGGAATTGGCTAAGACCATTACCTTTATTGCCGATGGCGAATTAGTCGCAGTTGTGACAACTGGTGATTATGAAGTCAATGATGTGAAGGTGCAAAACTTCTTGCAAGCCGACACGCTTGAACTAGCGGATGAGGCACAAGTGCGTGACTTAATTGGGGCTGGATTTGGCTCATTAGGACCAGTGAACTTGCCAGAAAATGTGCGTTTGTTAGTCGACGAACGAGCTGCTGATTTGGTTAACTTTGCTGCTGGTGCTAATGAAGATGGCAAGCATTACGTGAACATTAACTGGCAACGTGATGTGGCACTAGATCCAGAAAATGTTGGTGATTTCCGTACTGCGCGTGAAGGTGATTTAGCCATTGATGGCAAGGGTCACTTGGTGTTCACGCGTGGGATTGAAATTGGTCACATTTTCAAACTCGGAACACGTTATTCAAAGACAATGGGTGCCCAAATTCTTGATGAAAATGGTCGTCAAATTGATATGATCATGGGTTCATACGGGATTGGTGTGTCACGTTTGTTGAGTGCGATTGCTGAACAGATGGCCGACGACGATGGGTTGGTTTGGCCAGCAAGTGTTGCACCATTTGATGTGCACATTGTGCCAGTAAACTTGAAAGATGAAGATCAAGTACGGATTACGAGTCAACTGGAAGCTGAATTGACAGCGCAAGGGCTTGATGTCTTGGTTGATGATCGTAAGGAACGCGCGGGCGTTAAATTTGCCGATGCTGATTTGATTGGCTTGCCAATCCGTATCACAGTCGGTAAAAAAGCTGCTGAAGACGTTGTCGAAGTCAAAGTACGTGCAAGCAATACCAACATTGAAATGCGGGTCAGTGAAGTAGTCGACTCAGTTTCAGTTTTGTTAAATGGCGATAAATAA
- a CDS encoding FtsK/SpoIIIE family DNA translocase: MATRKTPQRRRTTASTRKKSMNAVIGKNIALLLSIFLGVMGTFKLGLLGAYVANVFRLGFGNLYLGVLVPMTVLLGYAMIYKRLPKIARHFWLGAIMAFVALLTLSSLLFFTYTVKNSNGYVQTVMTLIGQDFANKSANTPVGGGVVGAMLYNGCFTLVANIGTWLLSLILLLSGVIIFFRIPARDLTQKGIEKAQNGVAYVQEQRANMPPREPLFKRRERPKKSITDFGDDPLGVKSTKTATADPVVPPATTPVAEFVEPEIKWQGPVAPAETSPTPAPVVSTPKPASATPPVSDTGDDDEPLALATETSGQDNPDYELPTADLLTKVSPTDQTKEFQSLTEKSRLVHDTLLSFGVEAEVTSVSLGPTVTQYELKPGQGVKVNRIANLADDLALALAAKSIRIEAPIPGKPYVGIEVPNDTQATVGFRDMIEQAPKDDDHPLNVPLGRDVTGNIIMANLADMPHLLIAGSTGSGKSVGLNGIIISILLKAKPNEVKLMMVDPKVVELSIYNGIPHLLTPVVSDPRKAARSLQKVVDEMENRYKLLAQFGKRNIGEYNAAVEQQNAEAKTTGASVMQKMPYIVAIVDEFADLMSTVGSEIEVSIARLGAKARAAGIHMILATQRPDVKVINGTIKSNIPGRIAFRTASGIDSRTIIDTNGAEKLLGRGDMIFAPPGKPTQRVQGAFISNTDVTNVVSFVKAQQEVQYSEAMTVTDEEIAQDAGDGGGAGNSEDELFQEALQFIIEQQKASTSLLQRRFRIGYNRAARLIDDLEAGGYIGPAEGSKPRHVNISDGSSGVEH; encoded by the coding sequence TTGGCAACTCGTAAAACACCGCAACGCCGACGAACAACTGCATCAACTCGAAAAAAAAGCATGAATGCTGTGATTGGCAAAAACATTGCCTTGCTTCTAAGCATCTTTTTAGGCGTCATGGGGACGTTTAAATTGGGCTTGTTAGGCGCCTATGTGGCCAATGTCTTCCGATTGGGATTTGGTAATTTATATCTCGGCGTATTAGTCCCAATGACGGTGTTACTGGGCTATGCGATGATTTATAAGCGGCTACCAAAAATTGCGCGGCATTTTTGGCTTGGTGCCATCATGGCGTTTGTCGCACTGTTAACATTGTCGTCGTTGTTATTTTTTACCTATACTGTGAAAAATAGTAATGGTTATGTCCAAACTGTGATGACGTTGATTGGTCAAGATTTTGCCAATAAATCTGCCAATACCCCCGTCGGTGGTGGGGTAGTTGGTGCCATGCTCTATAACGGCTGCTTTACATTAGTCGCCAACATTGGGACTTGGTTGCTCTCCCTAATCTTACTGTTGAGTGGTGTCATCATCTTCTTTAGAATTCCGGCGCGTGATTTGACGCAAAAAGGGATTGAAAAAGCACAAAATGGGGTGGCTTATGTGCAAGAACAGCGCGCGAACATGCCACCACGCGAACCTTTATTTAAACGTCGGGAACGTCCCAAAAAGAGTATTACAGACTTTGGTGATGATCCGTTAGGTGTGAAATCAACCAAAACAGCCACAGCTGACCCTGTGGTACCGCCAGCCACCACGCCAGTTGCTGAGTTTGTCGAACCAGAAATCAAATGGCAAGGACCAGTGGCACCAGCTGAAACGTCACCAACGCCGGCACCAGTTGTGTCAACGCCTAAGCCAGCAAGCGCGACGCCGCCAGTATCTGATACAGGCGATGATGACGAGCCATTGGCTTTGGCGACAGAAACGTCAGGCCAAGATAATCCAGATTATGAATTGCCAACGGCTGATTTGTTGACCAAGGTATCGCCAACTGATCAGACCAAGGAATTCCAAAGTTTGACAGAAAAATCACGTCTCGTGCATGATACGCTGTTAAGCTTTGGTGTCGAAGCGGAAGTAACGAGTGTATCACTTGGGCCAACCGTGACTCAGTATGAATTGAAACCAGGTCAAGGGGTCAAAGTTAACCGAATTGCCAATTTGGCTGATGATTTAGCGTTGGCCTTAGCAGCCAAGTCTATCCGTATTGAAGCACCAATTCCAGGGAAACCTTACGTCGGCATTGAAGTGCCAAATGATACGCAAGCGACAGTTGGTTTCCGCGATATGATTGAACAGGCACCAAAGGATGATGACCATCCATTAAATGTGCCATTGGGACGTGATGTGACGGGTAATATCATTATGGCTAATTTGGCCGACATGCCGCATTTGTTGATTGCCGGTTCAACTGGATCGGGTAAGTCGGTTGGGTTAAATGGCATTATTATTTCGATTTTGTTGAAAGCCAAGCCAAATGAAGTTAAGTTGATGATGGTCGATCCCAAAGTGGTCGAATTATCGATTTATAATGGGATTCCGCATTTGTTGACACCGGTAGTGTCTGATCCGCGCAAAGCGGCGCGTTCACTCCAAAAAGTGGTTGACGAAATGGAAAATCGCTATAAATTGCTTGCCCAATTTGGGAAGCGTAACATTGGGGAATACAATGCTGCGGTCGAGCAACAAAATGCGGAAGCTAAGACAACTGGCGCATCTGTGATGCAAAAAATGCCTTATATTGTTGCGATTGTCGATGAATTTGCGGATTTGATGAGTACAGTCGGTTCCGAAATCGAAGTGTCCATCGCCCGACTAGGCGCAAAGGCCCGTGCGGCTGGGATTCACATGATTTTGGCCACTCAGCGACCAGATGTTAAAGTAATTAACGGGACGATTAAAAGTAATATTCCAGGGCGCATCGCCTTTAGAACAGCCTCTGGTATTGATTCACGCACGATTATCGATACAAACGGGGCTGAAAAATTGTTGGGGCGTGGCGATATGATTTTTGCCCCACCAGGTAAGCCAACGCAGCGTGTCCAAGGCGCCTTTATTAGTAATACTGACGTGACAAACGTAGTATCCTTTGTCAAGGCACAACAAGAAGTCCAATACTCAGAAGCGATGACAGTGACCGATGAAGAAATTGCTCAAGATGCGGGTGATGGTGGCGGTGCAGGCAACAGTGAAGATGAGTTGTTCCAAGAAGCTTTACAGTTCATTATTGAACAACAAAAAGCCTCTACCTCATTGTTGCAGCGGCGTTTCCGCATTGGTTATAATCGCGCAGCTCGCTTGATTGATGACCTCGAAGCAGGAGGTTATATTGGGCCTGCCGAAGGTTCTAAACCACGACATGTTAATATTAGTGATGGCAGTTCTGGTGTAGAACATTAA
- a CDS encoding phosphatidate cytidylyltransferase, with protein MKTRVITAVVALIVFVPLLIIGGIPLLVLTLAMGIVGMSEILRMKHRFLVSIEALIAFVGVVALILPNQFWQGVPVVQSAHVVFYILAFLMLLNTIIVRNHFNFDDAGALTLAMLYIGTGFHYFYQADSVGLATVMFGMLIVWITDSGAYMVGRAMGKHKLAPKISPNKTWEGSIGGSVVAVIIVPALYTICHWLPAYNFIELLAFTVLLSIAGQLGDLIESAFKRHYGVKDSGHILPGHGGILDRFDSMLIVMPLMSLLGMLG; from the coding sequence ATGAAAACACGTGTCATCACGGCCGTTGTGGCCTTAATTGTATTTGTACCACTCTTGATTATTGGCGGTATTCCGCTACTTGTGTTAACTTTGGCAATGGGCATTGTTGGCATGAGTGAAATCCTACGTATGAAGCATCGTTTCTTGGTATCAATTGAAGCTTTGATTGCCTTTGTCGGGGTGGTTGCCTTGATCTTGCCTAACCAATTTTGGCAAGGGGTACCTGTTGTCCAAAGTGCGCATGTTGTTTTCTACATTCTAGCGTTCCTCATGTTGCTCAATACCATCATTGTGCGTAATCATTTTAATTTTGATGATGCGGGCGCTTTGACATTGGCTATGCTTTATATTGGGACTGGCTTCCATTATTTCTATCAAGCAGATAGCGTCGGATTGGCGACGGTGATGTTTGGCATGTTGATTGTTTGGATTACTGACTCAGGGGCTTACATGGTAGGTCGGGCAATGGGCAAGCACAAGCTGGCGCCTAAAATTAGTCCGAATAAGACTTGGGAAGGGTCAATTGGTGGCAGTGTTGTTGCCGTCATCATTGTCCCAGCGTTGTACACGATTTGCCACTGGTTACCTGCTTATAATTTTATTGAATTACTGGCCTTTACGGTGCTCTTATCGATTGCGGGTCAGCTTGGTGATTTGATTGAATCAGCCTTTAAGCGTCACTATGGTGTGAAAGATTCAGGACACATTTTGCCTGGTCACGGTGGCATTTTGGATCGCTTTGATTCAATGTTGATTGTGATGCCATTGATGTCACTTTTGGGCATGTTAGGATAA